The region CTACTGGGGAAACTGATAATGTTCAGCATCAAGTCAGAAAACAGTTCTTGCGCATGTGGATACAGAAGCAGCACTAGGGATGCCAATGGAGCAGGTGTTTTaagatttacaaaacaaacaagactTACAAAAATAGAGGCAGTGTACCTCTGGCAGTATATATTCACGGATATGATATGAGGgccaaaattcttttttatttttttgaacatGTGGAGTATTGGTCTAACGGAATaacattatttgttcatttgtccaATTTTCTGACATTTGCCTAATCTTGGATCCTGTTAACCAGAATTTACTAGAGGAACCTGGAAGTCAGAGAAAAGGGAGGGATACAGCAGGCACTGCTTCCCCATATCCAGTTCTAATAACTCCTCAAATCTGAAAAAACCACCAAGCAGCTTAGGGCTGGAGGGACCATGTGACCAGACAGCCATAAGGAGCACAGAAACCAGGACTAAGCCAAGTCATCTGGTTATCCTAACACAATTTCAGGAAATGCTAAATAAAAGGATGTGGGAGCCTCAAGATTTGCCACCTTCTTCATGGAGTGGCAGAGGGAGCGCCATTTCAAAAAGTCCCTTGAAGGCATTTGTTATTTTGATAAAAGGAAAGGCAGAGAGGCAAAGACTGCTTCTTGCTACAGGGTCCAGCAGACTAGGACATGGGGAGAAAAAGACAAGGGCCGCAGACTACATCCTGCCATAAATGGTAAAATCCACCAATCCTGCTAGATGCTGCATGACCTTAGGtatgtctctttccctctctcagcTTCGAAGATGTAAACTGGAGGTCTGAGTTTCTGTCCCTGCACGTTTGCCAtgtggaagaaaggagctaaTGAGCTTAAAATGCCCTCTGCAAAGGTGACAGtttgaagtaataataataatataaataacaatGGCAAATCGAACGCCTAGCATGTATAGAGCTCTTGAGAGATGACagcctgtgctaagtgcttttcacCCTTTAAGACTGTAGTCATCACGActaattttccagatgaggaaactaaagctcagagagattaagtatctTTCCAAAGGATTGGCTAGGATGGAAACCTGCCTTAGGCCTTTCTAGTACAGTTGGAGTTTGGGGGCAGGGTCAGCCTTGGGCAGGGGTCAGCCCTGGGGGAGGGCTGCGGATCGGGACAGGGTCAGCCAGCCGCCAGGGGTCCGCACCTGCAACCCAGGAAGAGGTGATTGGCCCAGACCATGGAGAGGGACAGCAGCTGGTCCAGGCGGCCGCCGCCGTCTGGCGGGTCGCGGTAATCAGGCAGGTGGCGCAGGATGAATTCCATGCGGGCCTTCCATTGCTTCTCGCTCTCCGAGTAGGAGCGGAACTGCTCAGCGAAGTCGGTCGCCTGCCGCACACCAGAAACCAGCTCCTCCACAGCTGCAGCCGCCTCGCCACCCACCATGGCGCCCTCCGCCGCTGAGGGCCGGACCCGCCCACCGCCTTCCGTACACGCACTGCGCCACCTCCCCGCAGCTAGAGGGGCCGCAGCTGCGAGCGACTGCTCAAGAAGACTGGTCTGGAGCGCCCTCGGCGGGCGCGGCGGCCTCACCCGGCCCGGCCCCTCAGACTTCTGCAGCTGCGGCGGCCCCCGGAGTGGGTCTACCCCGGGGCCTCAGGGGCAGTTCTCGGCCCACCCCGCGGGGAACCAGTAGGGAAACCGAGGCCCTCCCAAGCACGGAGTAAGGGCGGCCCTCTCCAAttcggcagccggatgccagccAGGACTGTACTGTGTCCTTGGCCTTGGAATTCCCCGGGCACCCGGCCCGCAGACCGATGCCCCCAGTTCTGAGGACGTATAGGTGTAGCTGCTCTGGATCTACTTTTATCGATTCCCAGAGGTCTCGACACTCCACCCAGGTTGCGGCCCGTCTTCCTGGAGCCAGTAATCCATCCAACTGAATACCTGCCAGACCCTTTGCTACGTGCTGGAGATGCAGTGAGAGCAAATTTAGAGCGCTGCTCTAATGAACTTTACAGTCGTGAATACTTAATTGCTCAAGGGTAACTTTTCAAAGTTGACAACTTTTAATAAAGGCCCTGAGTGCTAGGACCATGAATAAGCAAGAGACCTGATCCAGACTTGGAGGTCAG is a window of Globicephala melas chromosome 3, mGloMel1.2, whole genome shotgun sequence DNA encoding:
- the CDKN2AIPNL gene encoding CDKN2AIP N-terminal-like protein; translated protein: MVGGEAAAAVEELVSGVRQATDFAEQFRSYSESEKQWKARMEFILRHLPDYRDPPDGGGRLDQLLSLSMVWANHLFLGCSYNKDLLDKVMEMADGIEVEDLPQFTNRSQLMKKHQS